In Pradoshia eiseniae, the following are encoded in one genomic region:
- a CDS encoding PP2C family protein-serine/threonine phosphatase, whose protein sequence is MDSLGGRCVAKREYLEKDYRDALSRYLAEQTEQALYLGQKISKSAMENDISPEEIISMHQNALQQIYPDLSNNALHSLDFLLEVMLEYGVAFRELQSLRHQQRELKSEMEIATNVQQTLLGTNIPVIDNLDIGAISVPAKHMSGDYFHFVEDEHNRVAVAIADIIGKGIPAALCMSMIKYAMDSLPEHRTSPASVLESINRVVEQNVDPSMFITMFYGLYDPTDHIFTYASAGHEPGFFYDYQENSFSELMARGLLLGVDKRTTYKQYERKIEVGDMIVLLSDGVTECRTNEGFIERDTLVEIIQESIHLDAQSIVNNLFKKLEKMQHFQLRDDFTLIIIRRKF, encoded by the coding sequence ATGGATTCGTTAGGGGGGAGATGCGTGGCGAAAAGAGAGTATTTAGAAAAAGATTATCGGGATGCTCTCTCGAGGTACTTAGCAGAGCAAACGGAACAAGCCTTGTATTTAGGGCAAAAGATCAGCAAGTCAGCCATGGAAAATGATATATCACCAGAAGAAATTATCAGCATGCATCAAAACGCACTGCAGCAAATCTATCCTGACCTCTCCAATAATGCGCTACATTCACTTGATTTCCTGCTTGAGGTGATGCTTGAATACGGTGTGGCATTTCGTGAGCTGCAAAGTTTAAGGCATCAGCAGCGTGAGCTGAAAAGTGAAATGGAAATTGCGACTAATGTTCAGCAAACCTTGCTCGGCACGAACATCCCTGTTATCGATAATCTCGATATTGGGGCAATAAGCGTGCCGGCCAAGCATATGAGCGGCGATTATTTCCACTTTGTGGAGGATGAGCATAACCGGGTAGCTGTAGCTATTGCAGATATAATCGGAAAAGGAATTCCGGCAGCATTATGCATGTCCATGATTAAGTATGCGATGGATTCACTCCCTGAGCACAGGACATCGCCAGCTAGTGTTCTGGAAAGCATCAATAGAGTCGTTGAACAAAATGTTGACCCAAGTATGTTTATAACGATGTTTTATGGGTTGTATGACCCAACTGATCATATCTTTACATATGCTTCTGCAGGACATGAACCAGGTTTTTTCTATGATTACCAGGAGAATAGCTTTTCTGAATTGATGGCCAGAGGTCTCTTGCTTGGAGTCGATAAGCGGACAACATATAAACAATATGAACGAAAAATCGAGGTAGGAGACATGATTGTTCTGCTCTCGGATGGTGTGACGGAGTGCCGGACAAACGAAGGGTTCATTGAGCGGGATACATTGGTTGAAATTATACAAGAATCCATCCATCTCGACGCTCAGAGTATTGTTAATAATCTATTTAAGAAGCTTGAAAAAATGCAGCATTTCCAGCTGCGGGACGACTTTACCCTAATCATTATCCGACGTAAGTTTTAG
- a CDS encoding anti-sigma factor antagonist, whose translation MNISIDVQDINSEVHVHVKGEIDAYTAPRLREKLFPFSDKDKVVMVVDLSEVSYMDSTGLGVFVGLFKNVRAHNGDFKIIGLSERLHRLFEITGLADIIHIKSHAEGGSQ comes from the coding sequence ATGAATATATCTATTGATGTACAAGATATAAATTCAGAGGTACATGTGCATGTGAAGGGTGAGATTGATGCCTATACGGCACCTCGCTTAAGAGAGAAGCTATTCCCGTTCTCTGATAAGGACAAAGTGGTAATGGTTGTGGATTTATCAGAAGTATCTTATATGGACAGCACCGGGCTGGGTGTATTTGTCGGTCTATTTAAGAACGTACGGGCGCATAATGGTGATTTTAAAATTATTGGTTTGTCAGAGCGGCTGCACAGATTGTTTGAAATCACAGGACTTGCTGATATTATCCATATAAAAAGCCATGCAGAGGGTGGATCACAATGA
- a CDS encoding STAS domain-containing protein codes for MRIPILKLHDCLLISIQWELDDATALQFQEDLLHKIHETSANGVVIDLTSIEIIDSFIAKVLGDVINMSKLMGAKVVITGIQPAVAITLVELGITLSDVMTAIDLEKGLEKLQKELGD; via the coding sequence ATGAGAATTCCAATATTGAAATTGCATGATTGTCTGCTAATCTCAATTCAATGGGAATTAGATGATGCGACAGCCCTTCAATTCCAGGAAGATTTATTACATAAAATCCATGAAACGAGTGCTAATGGAGTCGTGATTGATCTTACGTCCATTGAGATTATTGACTCATTCATCGCGAAGGTCTTAGGCGATGTAATCAATATGTCGAAACTGATGGGTGCTAAAGTGGTGATTACTGGCATACAGCCAGCCGTCGCTATCACGCTGGTTGAATTAGGCATCACGTTATCCGATGTCATGACGGCTATAGACCTTGAAAAAGGATTGGAGAAATTACAGAAGGAACTGGGGGACTAG
- a CDS encoding RsbT co-antagonist protein RsbRA, producing MNKFVQNYIQDHKGEILQCWVDKMKENADERVINVVSDQVFIRTSNEFIEVLISNITDSNEEFQSKLGDFAEKIIRLGWPLTFVNEGMKLFNIVVTEGMVREGVMTKENQLEIVLDFDEWITPLNNEIINVYTSTWERTVSLQRIALQELSAPLIPVFDGITVMPLIGTIDTERAKQIMENLLSGAVRHRSEVVLIDITGVPVVDTMVAHHIIQAAEAVRLVGAKCMLVGIRPEIAQTIVNLGINLDEIITKNTLKKGVEAALQITNKKIIEVTEE from the coding sequence ATGAATAAGTTTGTGCAAAACTATATACAGGATCACAAAGGAGAAATCCTTCAGTGCTGGGTTGATAAGATGAAGGAAAATGCAGATGAACGGGTAATCAATGTCGTATCTGATCAGGTATTTATTCGGACGAGCAATGAGTTCATTGAGGTGCTCATTTCAAACATCACAGACTCTAACGAGGAATTTCAGTCTAAGCTTGGCGACTTTGCCGAAAAGATTATCCGTCTGGGGTGGCCGCTTACCTTCGTAAACGAAGGGATGAAGTTATTTAATATCGTCGTGACCGAAGGCATGGTGAGAGAGGGAGTCATGACCAAAGAGAACCAATTGGAGATTGTCCTTGACTTTGATGAGTGGATTACGCCGTTGAATAATGAAATCATTAATGTTTATACATCCACTTGGGAAAGGACGGTTTCTCTTCAGCGTATTGCTCTCCAGGAACTCTCTGCGCCTCTTATTCCTGTATTTGACGGAATTACGGTTATGCCACTTATTGGAACGATAGATACAGAGCGTGCCAAACAAATAATGGAGAATCTGCTGAGCGGGGCAGTAAGACATCGCTCTGAGGTTGTTTTGATTGATATTACTGGTGTACCTGTTGTCGATACGATGGTGGCACATCACATCATACAAGCAGCTGAAGCGGTGCGTCTGGTTGGAGCGAAATGCATGCTTGTTGGAATACGCCCGGAAATTGCCCAAACTATTGTTAATTTAGGCATTAATTTAGATGAGATTATAACAAAAAATACACTGAAAAAGGGTGTGGAAGCTGCCCTCCAGATTACGAATAAGAAAATTATAGAGGTTACGGAGGAGTGA
- a CDS encoding anti-sigma regulatory factor — MSTQSYVKILNEWDIVAARQVGRNVAKELGFGTVDQARITTTISELARNIYLYAGQGEIGIEKLWDNGRTGLRVIAEDKGPGISDIRRVMEDGYTTSGGLGAGLPGVKRLMDEFEIDSEVGVGTKITTTKWIR; from the coding sequence ATGAGTACCCAATCCTACGTAAAAATATTAAATGAGTGGGATATTGTTGCTGCCCGGCAAGTAGGGAGAAATGTGGCCAAGGAATTAGGTTTTGGCACAGTGGACCAGGCGAGAATCACCACGACAATTAGTGAATTAGCAAGGAACATTTATTTATATGCAGGGCAAGGCGAAATCGGTATCGAGAAGCTTTGGGATAACGGCAGAACCGGCCTGCGCGTTATAGCGGAAGATAAAGGTCCAGGAATTAGTGATATCAGGAGAGTGATGGAGGATGGCTATACGACTTCAGGCGGCCTGGGAGCTGGATTGCCTGGGGTAAAACGATTAATGGATGAGTTTGAAATTGACTCAGAGGTTGGAGTTGGAACGAAGATTACTACAACCAAATGGATTCGTTAG